The following are encoded together in the Meriones unguiculatus strain TT.TT164.6M chromosome 16, Bangor_MerUng_6.1, whole genome shotgun sequence genome:
- the Treml2 gene encoding trem-like transcript 2 protein isoform X3: MEPWPLVFLLLLLLLLWLQSCVSGPSNEHLYKKVQLREGQSLSVQCSYKNRRNRMEDKAWCKVKRKKCEVGFIRSWVKGPSYLMRDDAKAKVVHITMEALRVQDSGRYWCMRNTAGNLYPLVGFQLEVYPGTAAPTPVTHHHLTDVSDTVTEHGRSTEFQPVTLSPSNSRPFSADPGTTSTGHLMSSLSTTGMCHQLTPSRSQETYLTAIVVLLTFLPAPMVLVVVYGFWKKRHMGTYNLGSSSAKPWLDPPEGSETLWKPAWSKITQ; the protein is encoded by the exons ATGGAGCCATGGCCTCTcgtgttcctgctgctgctgctgctgctcctgtggCTACAGAGCTGTGTCTCAG GTCCCTCCAATGAGCACCTGTACAAGAAAGTGCAGCTTCGAGAAGGGCAGTCTCTGTCTGTGCAGTGCTCTTACAAGAACCGCCGGAACCGCATGGAGGACAAGGCTTGGTGCAAGGTGAAGAGGAAGAAGTGCGAGGTCGGCTTCATCCGGAGCTGGGTGAAGGGGCCCAGCTACTTGATGCGGGATGATGCCAAGGCCAAAGTGGTCCACATCACCATGGAGGCCCTCAGAGTGCAGGACTCCGGGCGATACTGGTGTATGCGCAACACGGCTGGGAATCTCTACCCGTTGGTGGGCTTCCAGCTGGAGGTGTATCCAG GGACCGCTGCACCAACCCCCGTGACACACCACCATCTCACCGACGTCAGTGACACTGTTACAGAGCACGGGAGGAGCACGGAGTTCCAGCCAGTGACCTTGTCTCCTAGCAACTCAAGACCCTTCTCTGCTGATCCAGGGACCACCTCCACCGGGCACCTGATGAGCAGCCTGTCCACCACAGGGATGTGCCACCAGCTAACCCCCAGCAG GTCCCAGGAGACTTACCTCACTGCGATTGTGGTGCTATTAACATTCCTTCCAGCACCCATGGTGTTGGTCGTGGTCTATGGGTTTTGGAAGAAGAGACACATGGGAA CATACAACTTGGGCAGCAGCTCTGCTAAACCTTGGTTAGACCCTCCTGAAGGATCAGAGACACTGTGGAAGCCTGCTTGGTCTAAGATAACTCAGTGA
- the Treml2 gene encoding trem-like transcript 2 protein isoform X1: protein MEPWPLVFLLLLLLLLWLQSCVSGPSNEHLYKKVQLREGQSLSVQCSYKNRRNRMEDKAWCKVKRKKCEVGFIRSWVKGPSYLMRDDAKAKVVHITMEALRVQDSGRYWCMRNTAGNLYPLVGFQLEVYPALTTERNIPPTHLTNTLKSGFVTTGQTPSSDPHTPFASDVTVFTSGLLTLASGTAAPTPVTHHHLTDVSDTVTEHGRSTEFQPVTLSPSNSRPFSADPGTTSTGHLMSSLSTTGMCHQLTPSRSQETYLTAIVVLLTFLPAPMVLVVVYGFWKKRHMGTYNLGSSSAKPWLDPPEGSETLWKPAWSKITQ from the exons ATGGAGCCATGGCCTCTcgtgttcctgctgctgctgctgctgctcctgtggCTACAGAGCTGTGTCTCAG GTCCCTCCAATGAGCACCTGTACAAGAAAGTGCAGCTTCGAGAAGGGCAGTCTCTGTCTGTGCAGTGCTCTTACAAGAACCGCCGGAACCGCATGGAGGACAAGGCTTGGTGCAAGGTGAAGAGGAAGAAGTGCGAGGTCGGCTTCATCCGGAGCTGGGTGAAGGGGCCCAGCTACTTGATGCGGGATGATGCCAAGGCCAAAGTGGTCCACATCACCATGGAGGCCCTCAGAGTGCAGGACTCCGGGCGATACTGGTGTATGCGCAACACGGCTGGGAATCTCTACCCGTTGGTGGGCTTCCAGCTGGAGGTGTATCCAG CCCTCACAACTGAGAGAAACATTCCTCCCACACATCTAACCAACACCCTCAAGAGTGGATTTGTCACAACGGGCCAAACCCCTAGTTCAGACCCTCATACCCCTTTCGCCTCTGACGTGACTGTGTTCACATCTGGACTCCTCACCTTGGCCTCAGGGACCGCTGCACCAACCCCCGTGACACACCACCATCTCACCGACGTCAGTGACACTGTTACAGAGCACGGGAGGAGCACGGAGTTCCAGCCAGTGACCTTGTCTCCTAGCAACTCAAGACCCTTCTCTGCTGATCCAGGGACCACCTCCACCGGGCACCTGATGAGCAGCCTGTCCACCACAGGGATGTGCCACCAGCTAACCCCCAGCAG GTCCCAGGAGACTTACCTCACTGCGATTGTGGTGCTATTAACATTCCTTCCAGCACCCATGGTGTTGGTCGTGGTCTATGGGTTTTGGAAGAAGAGACACATGGGAA CATACAACTTGGGCAGCAGCTCTGCTAAACCTTGGTTAGACCCTCCTGAAGGATCAGAGACACTGTGGAAGCCTGCTTGGTCTAAGATAACTCAGTGA
- the Treml2 gene encoding trem-like transcript 2 protein isoform X2, translating into MEPWPLVFLLLLLLLLWLQSCVSGPSNEHLYKKVQLREGQSLSVQCSYKNRRNRMEDKAWCKVKRKKCEVGFIRSWVKGPSYLMRDDAKAKVVHITMEALRVQDSGRYWCMRNTAGNLYPLVGFQLEVYPALTTERNIPPTHLTNTLKSGFVTTGQTPSSDPHTPFASDVTVFTSGLLTLASGTAAPTPVTHHHLTDVSDTVTEHGRSTEFQPVTLSPSNSRPFSADPGTTSTGHLMSSLSTTGMCHQLTPSRSQETYLTAIVVLLTFLPAPMVLVVVYGFWKKRHMGKVSAFLRNPCRTGLAAAAA; encoded by the exons ATGGAGCCATGGCCTCTcgtgttcctgctgctgctgctgctgctcctgtggCTACAGAGCTGTGTCTCAG GTCCCTCCAATGAGCACCTGTACAAGAAAGTGCAGCTTCGAGAAGGGCAGTCTCTGTCTGTGCAGTGCTCTTACAAGAACCGCCGGAACCGCATGGAGGACAAGGCTTGGTGCAAGGTGAAGAGGAAGAAGTGCGAGGTCGGCTTCATCCGGAGCTGGGTGAAGGGGCCCAGCTACTTGATGCGGGATGATGCCAAGGCCAAAGTGGTCCACATCACCATGGAGGCCCTCAGAGTGCAGGACTCCGGGCGATACTGGTGTATGCGCAACACGGCTGGGAATCTCTACCCGTTGGTGGGCTTCCAGCTGGAGGTGTATCCAG CCCTCACAACTGAGAGAAACATTCCTCCCACACATCTAACCAACACCCTCAAGAGTGGATTTGTCACAACGGGCCAAACCCCTAGTTCAGACCCTCATACCCCTTTCGCCTCTGACGTGACTGTGTTCACATCTGGACTCCTCACCTTGGCCTCAGGGACCGCTGCACCAACCCCCGTGACACACCACCATCTCACCGACGTCAGTGACACTGTTACAGAGCACGGGAGGAGCACGGAGTTCCAGCCAGTGACCTTGTCTCCTAGCAACTCAAGACCCTTCTCTGCTGATCCAGGGACCACCTCCACCGGGCACCTGATGAGCAGCCTGTCCACCACAGGGATGTGCCACCAGCTAACCCCCAGCAG GTCCCAGGAGACTTACCTCACTGCGATTGTGGTGCTATTAACATTCCTTCCAGCACCCATGGTGTTGGTCGTGGTCTATGGGTTTTGGAAGAAGAGACACATGGGAA AGGTCTCTGCCTTCCTCCGCAATCCATGCAGGACTGGACTGGCTGCAGCAGCTGCCTGA
- the Treml2 gene encoding trem-like transcript 2 protein isoform X4 has translation MEDKAWCKVKRKKCEVGFIRSWVKGPSYLMRDDAKAKVVHITMEALRVQDSGRYWCMRNTAGNLYPLVGFQLEVYPALTTERNIPPTHLTNTLKSGFVTTGQTPSSDPHTPFASDVTVFTSGLLTLASGTAAPTPVTHHHLTDVSDTVTEHGRSTEFQPVTLSPSNSRPFSADPGTTSTGHLMSSLSTTGMCHQLTPSRSQETYLTAIVVLLTFLPAPMVLVVVYGFWKKRHMGTYNLGSSSAKPWLDPPEGSETLWKPAWSKITQ, from the exons ATGGAGGACAAGGCTTGGTGCAAGGTGAAGAGGAAGAAGTGCGAGGTCGGCTTCATCCGGAGCTGGGTGAAGGGGCCCAGCTACTTGATGCGGGATGATGCCAAGGCCAAAGTGGTCCACATCACCATGGAGGCCCTCAGAGTGCAGGACTCCGGGCGATACTGGTGTATGCGCAACACGGCTGGGAATCTCTACCCGTTGGTGGGCTTCCAGCTGGAGGTGTATCCAG CCCTCACAACTGAGAGAAACATTCCTCCCACACATCTAACCAACACCCTCAAGAGTGGATTTGTCACAACGGGCCAAACCCCTAGTTCAGACCCTCATACCCCTTTCGCCTCTGACGTGACTGTGTTCACATCTGGACTCCTCACCTTGGCCTCAGGGACCGCTGCACCAACCCCCGTGACACACCACCATCTCACCGACGTCAGTGACACTGTTACAGAGCACGGGAGGAGCACGGAGTTCCAGCCAGTGACCTTGTCTCCTAGCAACTCAAGACCCTTCTCTGCTGATCCAGGGACCACCTCCACCGGGCACCTGATGAGCAGCCTGTCCACCACAGGGATGTGCCACCAGCTAACCCCCAGCAG GTCCCAGGAGACTTACCTCACTGCGATTGTGGTGCTATTAACATTCCTTCCAGCACCCATGGTGTTGGTCGTGGTCTATGGGTTTTGGAAGAAGAGACACATGGGAA CATACAACTTGGGCAGCAGCTCTGCTAAACCTTGGTTAGACCCTCCTGAAGGATCAGAGACACTGTGGAAGCCTGCTTGGTCTAAGATAACTCAGTGA